The proteins below are encoded in one region of Micromonospora yangpuensis:
- a CDS encoding ABC transporter ATP-binding protein has product MIEVEQLTRRYGRHSAVDDVTFRCLPGTVTGFLGPNGAGKSTTMRMICGLARPTAGRATVAGRPYRELDNPGREVGVLLDAAAQHVGRTGREVLTVAAHTMGVGPDRVAATLDLVGLNAVAARRRVRAYSLGMRQRLGLAHALLGDPRVLILDEPANGLDPEGIFWMRGLLRDFADRGGTVLLSSHLLREVEAVADRLVVIGGGRIVAQGDKDELLSAAGTVVRARDPQALRAALTSAGLAVTSGTDGGLLVPAEAGVVGQAAADAGVALTELRPAGSGGLEQIFLTLTAGTSVKEAVR; this is encoded by the coding sequence ATGATCGAGGTCGAACAGCTCACCAGACGGTACGGCCGGCACAGCGCCGTCGACGACGTCACGTTTCGCTGCCTACCGGGCACCGTGACCGGTTTCCTCGGGCCCAACGGTGCCGGCAAGTCCACCACCATGCGGATGATCTGCGGGTTGGCCCGGCCGACCGCCGGGCGGGCCACCGTCGCCGGACGGCCCTACCGGGAGCTGGACAATCCGGGCCGGGAGGTCGGCGTGCTGCTCGACGCCGCCGCGCAGCACGTCGGGCGGACCGGCCGGGAGGTGCTCACCGTCGCCGCCCACACCATGGGTGTCGGCCCGGATCGGGTGGCCGCCACCCTCGACCTGGTCGGGTTGAACGCGGTGGCGGCCCGACGGCGGGTGCGGGCGTACTCGTTGGGCATGCGGCAGCGGCTCGGCCTGGCACACGCGCTGCTCGGTGACCCCCGGGTGTTGATCCTCGACGAGCCGGCCAACGGCCTCGACCCGGAGGGGATCTTCTGGATGCGCGGCCTGCTGCGCGACTTCGCCGACCGGGGCGGCACCGTGCTGCTCTCCTCCCACCTGCTGCGTGAGGTGGAGGCGGTCGCCGACCGGCTGGTGGTGATCGGCGGCGGCCGGATCGTCGCCCAGGGCGACAAGGACGAGCTGCTCAGCGCCGCCGGCACCGTGGTCCGGGCCCGCGATCCGCAGGCCCTGCGCGCCGCGCTGACCAGCGCCGGGCTCGCCGTCACCAGCGGCACCGACGGGGGGCTGCTGGTGCCGGCCGAGGCCGGCGTGGTCGGGCAGGCCGCCGCCGACGCGGGCGTCGCCCTGACCGAGCTGCGCCCCGCCGGCAGCGGCGGCCTGGAACAGATCTTCCTCACCCTCACCGCCGGCACGTCCGTCAAGGAGGCAGTCCGTTGA
- a CDS encoding M28 family metallopeptidase has translation MAAIAVGTLVSTVALANPATAAPNDTANKLTRAVTLKGVLDHLNSFQHIANRNGGTRASGTPGYDASANYVARKLRAAGYRVTRQKFDFPYFEAFGSSFAQVAPGQVSYVEGTDYTLLEYSGDGVAQGTVVPVDLNLTPPRASTSGCEASDFTGVDVVGKIALMQRGTCGFGDKVANAEAAGAIGAIIMNQGNGTPQENPDRFELFNGTLSGPVATIPGVAVSYDTGAAFSTTAGLAVRITADTISEVRSTENVVAQTREGRTDNVVMAGAHLDSVPEGPGINDNGSGSAALLEVALQMAEVKPANAVRFAWWGAEEANLLGSQYYVDQLTERQVDNIALYLNFDMIGSPNYVFGVYDGDDSAQQGAGPGPEGSAEIEALFERFFAARELPTVPSDFTGRSDYGPFIAAGIDIPSGGLFTGAEGLKTEAEAALFGGVAGAAYDPCYHQRCDSKKPVVHGADADLYRELRGSHRLWGNVSTFALDVNSDAVATAVITYAFDTSAVNGVSKSTDRAAAKTRSAPVAEVAADAHGHGHPWK, from the coding sequence TTGGCCGCGATCGCGGTCGGAACACTCGTGAGCACGGTGGCGTTGGCGAACCCGGCGACGGCCGCGCCCAACGACACCGCCAACAAACTGACCCGGGCGGTGACGCTCAAGGGCGTACTCGACCACCTGAACTCCTTCCAGCACATCGCCAACCGCAACGGCGGCACCCGCGCCTCCGGCACGCCCGGCTACGACGCCAGCGCCAACTACGTGGCCCGCAAGCTGCGGGCCGCCGGGTACCGGGTGACCCGCCAGAAGTTCGACTTCCCGTACTTCGAGGCGTTCGGCTCGTCGTTCGCCCAGGTGGCGCCGGGGCAGGTCAGCTACGTCGAGGGCACCGACTACACGCTGCTGGAGTACTCCGGCGACGGGGTGGCGCAGGGCACTGTCGTACCGGTGGATCTGAACCTGACGCCGCCACGCGCCTCCACCTCCGGCTGTGAGGCCAGCGACTTCACCGGGGTCGACGTGGTCGGCAAGATCGCGCTGATGCAGCGCGGCACCTGCGGCTTCGGCGACAAGGTCGCCAACGCCGAGGCCGCCGGCGCGATCGGGGCGATCATCATGAACCAGGGCAACGGCACCCCGCAGGAGAACCCGGACCGCTTCGAGCTGTTCAACGGCACCCTCAGCGGGCCGGTCGCCACCATCCCCGGGGTCGCCGTCTCCTACGACACCGGTGCCGCCTTCTCCACCACCGCCGGCCTGGCCGTACGCATCACCGCCGACACCATCAGCGAGGTACGCAGCACCGAGAACGTGGTGGCCCAGACCCGCGAGGGGCGCACCGACAACGTGGTGATGGCCGGGGCGCACCTGGACAGCGTGCCGGAGGGGCCGGGCATCAACGACAACGGCTCCGGCAGCGCCGCCCTGCTGGAGGTGGCCCTGCAGATGGCCGAGGTCAAGCCGGCCAACGCGGTCCGGTTCGCCTGGTGGGGCGCGGAGGAGGCGAACCTGCTCGGCTCCCAGTACTACGTGGACCAGCTGACCGAGCGGCAGGTCGACAACATCGCGCTCTACCTGAACTTCGACATGATCGGCTCGCCGAACTACGTCTTCGGTGTCTACGACGGTGACGACTCCGCGCAGCAGGGCGCCGGGCCGGGGCCGGAGGGCTCCGCCGAGATCGAGGCCCTCTTCGAGCGCTTCTTCGCCGCCCGTGAACTGCCCACCGTGCCCTCGGACTTCACCGGCCGCTCGGACTACGGCCCGTTCATCGCCGCCGGTATCGACATCCCCTCCGGCGGTCTCTTCACCGGTGCCGAGGGGCTGAAGACGGAGGCGGAGGCCGCGCTCTTCGGCGGCGTGGCCGGTGCGGCGTACGACCCGTGCTACCACCAGCGGTGCGACAGCAAGAAGCCGGTGGTCCACGGCGCCGACGCCGACCTGTACCGCGAGCTGCGCGGCTCGCACCGGCTCTGGGGCAACGTGAGCACCTTCGCCCTGGACGTCAACTCCGACGCCGTCGCCACCGCGGTGATCACCTACGCCTTCGACACCTCTGCGGTCAACGGGGTCTCGAAGAGCACCGACCGGGCTGCCGCCAAGACCCGCAGCGCCCCGGTCGCCGAGGTCGCCGCCGACGCCCACGGGCACGGGCATCCGTGGAAGTGA
- a CDS encoding YqeB family protein, whose protein sequence is MRADSSGTSTVVHAGAGELVVMWLGFPLLGAGAVGALAAGADWLTGRSWVPFQDVLKLVAGAPEPYVTIGAPLLGALAGLVVALIGTAERLTVTVERERIRLRRDRTRSEVSRRDAQAVFRDGNDLVVLGAAGQELVRESGELPGDRLAAALREHGWPWTEQDPYRNAYRRWVPELPGLPAGADALLRARQRALERGDGDDLRDLRTELGRLGVVVRDERKRQYWRPTDR, encoded by the coding sequence GTGCGGGCCGACAGTTCCGGCACCTCCACCGTCGTGCACGCCGGTGCCGGGGAGCTGGTCGTGATGTGGCTGGGCTTCCCGCTGCTCGGCGCGGGAGCGGTCGGGGCCCTCGCGGCCGGTGCGGACTGGTTGACCGGCCGGTCCTGGGTCCCGTTCCAGGACGTCCTCAAGCTGGTCGCCGGGGCCCCCGAGCCGTACGTGACGATCGGCGCGCCGCTGCTCGGAGCGCTGGCCGGGCTGGTCGTCGCGCTGATCGGCACGGCGGAACGGCTCACCGTCACCGTCGAGCGGGAACGGATCCGGTTGCGCCGCGACCGTACCCGGTCGGAGGTGTCGCGCCGGGACGCGCAGGCGGTGTTCCGTGACGGCAACGACCTGGTGGTGCTCGGTGCCGCCGGGCAGGAGCTGGTCCGGGAGTCCGGCGAGCTGCCCGGCGACCGGCTGGCGGCGGCGTTGCGGGAGCACGGCTGGCCCTGGACGGAGCAGGATCCGTACCGGAACGCCTACCGGCGCTGGGTACCGGAGCTACCCGGTCTGCCGGCGGGAGCGGACGCGCTGCTGCGGGCCCGGCAACGCGCCCTGGAACGGGGCGACGGCGACGACCTCCGCGACCTGCGTACCGAGCTGGGCCGACTCGGTGTGGTGGTCCGCGACGAGCGGAAACGCCAGTACTGGCGACCGACCGACCGGTGA
- a CDS encoding response regulator, translated as MADLTSSAEPAGGPGVAGSAGGPGAAGGSGSAGAAGSAGAAGGAADPGVVRVLIVDDDALVRAGLSMILGGVPDVRVVGEATDGDEVPAAVVAYAPDVVLMDIRMPRIDGLAATEALRALPDPPEVLVLTTFDADEQVLRALRAGAGGFLLKDTPPAEIVQAIRRVASGEATLSPRVTRTLIRHVTATGQAHAGPAVGGSAISGAAVGGSAADGGSAARRERALRLLDGLSAREREVAVALGRGQSNAEISAELYMSVATVKAYVSRLLTKLDLNNRVQVALLVHDADLT; from the coding sequence ATGGCCGACCTGACCTCATCCGCCGAGCCGGCCGGCGGTCCGGGTGTTGCCGGTTCGGCCGGCGGTCCGGGCGCTGCCGGCGGTTCGGGTTCGGCCGGTGCCGCCGGCTCTGCGGGCGCTGCCGGTGGCGCGGCGGACCCGGGCGTGGTCCGGGTGCTGATCGTGGACGACGACGCGCTGGTCCGGGCCGGCCTGTCGATGATCCTCGGCGGGGTGCCGGACGTCCGGGTGGTCGGCGAGGCCACCGACGGCGACGAGGTGCCCGCCGCCGTCGTCGCGTACGCCCCGGACGTCGTGCTGATGGACATCCGGATGCCCCGGATCGACGGACTGGCCGCGACCGAGGCGCTGCGGGCGCTGCCCGACCCGCCCGAGGTGCTGGTGCTGACCACCTTCGACGCCGACGAGCAGGTGCTGCGGGCGTTGCGGGCCGGCGCGGGCGGGTTCCTGCTCAAGGACACCCCGCCAGCGGAGATCGTCCAGGCGATCCGCCGGGTGGCCAGCGGGGAGGCGACCCTCTCCCCGAGGGTCACCCGCACGCTGATCCGGCACGTGACCGCCACCGGGCAGGCCCACGCCGGCCCGGCGGTCGGTGGCTCGGCGATCTCCGGCGCGGCGGTTGGTGGCTCGGCGGCCGACGGTGGGTCGGCTGCCCGGCGGGAGCGGGCGCTGCGGCTGCTCGACGGGCTCAGCGCCCGGGAGCGGGAGGTGGCCGTGGCGCTCGGTCGGGGGCAGAGCAACGCCGAGATCTCGGCGGAGCTGTACATGAGCGTGGCGACCGTGAAGGCGTACGTCTCGCGGCTGTTGACCAAGCTCGACCTGAACAACCGGGTGCAGGTGGCGCTGCTCGTCCACGACGCCGACCTCACCTGA
- a CDS encoding ATP-binding protein translates to MRGRRRVGKSRLVEEFVERAETPHLFFTASAQPTAAADIALFVAAAAASSLPGAALFDAQRPSTWDAALTLLASALPVDRPSVIVLDEMPYLIGTDPGFEGTLQKIFDREFSRRPVLLICVGSDLAMMEALNDYGRPFHQRATEMVVPPMNPAEIGEMLALPAAESFDACLVTGGLPLILDEWPAGASLTDYLATAVTDPTSALMVSGERALAAEFPPQSQAGLLLRAIGTGERSFTSISRAAGGLPQASLVRSLKVLTEKRIVSATLPLSTRPSRETRYIVADPYLRFWLSFLGPHLAEIERGRGDLTLARITSSWTSWRGRAIEPVVREALRRLPPGLLPGDPEVIGGYWTRTNDPEIDLVGADREPVARRVSFVGSVKWLENRPFDAHDLGRLLLHRSLLPGADEDTEPVAVSRSGITVDGVRGVSPEELLAGYRD, encoded by the coding sequence ATGCGAGGCAGACGCCGGGTCGGCAAGTCACGCCTGGTGGAGGAGTTCGTCGAACGGGCGGAGACGCCACACCTGTTCTTCACCGCCTCGGCTCAGCCGACCGCTGCGGCCGACATCGCCCTGTTCGTGGCGGCGGCCGCCGCCTCGTCACTGCCCGGGGCGGCGCTGTTCGACGCGCAACGCCCCAGCACCTGGGACGCCGCGTTGACACTGCTCGCCAGTGCGCTGCCGGTGGACCGTCCGAGCGTGATCGTGCTGGACGAGATGCCGTACCTGATCGGGACGGACCCGGGGTTCGAGGGAACGCTGCAGAAGATCTTCGATCGGGAGTTCTCCCGTAGGCCGGTGTTGTTGATCTGTGTCGGCTCGGACCTGGCGATGATGGAGGCCCTCAACGACTACGGCCGACCATTCCACCAGCGGGCCACAGAGATGGTGGTGCCACCGATGAACCCGGCGGAGATCGGGGAGATGCTGGCTCTGCCCGCCGCCGAGTCCTTCGACGCGTGCCTCGTCACCGGTGGACTGCCCCTGATCCTCGACGAATGGCCTGCCGGAGCGTCGTTGACCGACTACCTGGCCACCGCCGTCACCGATCCGACCTCGGCGCTGATGGTCAGTGGGGAGCGGGCCCTGGCCGCCGAGTTCCCCCCACAGAGCCAGGCCGGCCTGTTGCTACGGGCCATCGGCACGGGAGAACGGAGCTTCACGTCGATCTCCCGTGCCGCTGGCGGGCTGCCCCAGGCATCGCTGGTCCGGTCCCTCAAGGTGCTCACCGAGAAGCGGATCGTCTCGGCGACCCTGCCGCTGTCCACCAGACCGTCCCGGGAGACGAGGTACATCGTCGCCGACCCGTACCTGCGGTTCTGGTTGTCGTTCCTTGGCCCGCACCTGGCGGAGATCGAACGGGGCAGGGGTGACCTGACGCTGGCCCGGATCACCTCGTCGTGGACGTCCTGGCGAGGACGGGCGATCGAGCCGGTGGTCCGCGAGGCGTTACGTCGGTTGCCACCTGGGCTGCTGCCCGGTGACCCCGAGGTGATCGGCGGTTACTGGACCCGCACGAATGATCCGGAGATCGACCTCGTCGGTGCCGACCGGGAGCCGGTCGCCCGGCGGGTGAGTTTCGTCGGGTCGGTCAAGTGGTTGGAGAACCGCCCCTTCGACGCGCACGACCTGGGGCGCCTGCTGCTGCACCGGTCCCTGCTGCCCGGTGCCGACGAGGACACCGAGCCGGTTGCGGTCTCCCGGAGCGGGATCACGGTCGATGGCGTACGGGGTGTCTCCCCGGAGGAGTTGCTGGCCGGATATCGGGATTGA
- a CDS encoding PPOX class F420-dependent oxidoreductase, translated as MARHIATNVRADRETLVEFVRTRHRVVLMTTRADGRPQSSPVSAGVDAEGRLVISTYPERAKVRNVRRDPRVSVCVLSDDWNGPWVQLDGTAEVLDLPEALEPLVEYFRSISGEHPDWDEYRRAMIRQGKSLIRVSIDGWGPIATGGFPARLAD; from the coding sequence ATGGCACGCCACATCGCAACCAACGTCCGAGCGGACCGGGAAACGCTTGTCGAGTTCGTCCGTACCCGGCACCGGGTGGTGCTGATGACCACCCGCGCCGACGGACGGCCGCAGTCCTCACCGGTGTCGGCCGGGGTCGACGCCGAGGGGCGGCTGGTGATCTCCACGTACCCGGAGCGGGCCAAGGTCCGCAACGTCCGTCGCGACCCGCGGGTCTCGGTCTGCGTGCTCTCCGACGACTGGAACGGCCCGTGGGTGCAGCTCGACGGTACCGCCGAGGTGCTCGACCTGCCGGAGGCCCTCGAACCGCTGGTGGAGTACTTCCGGTCGATCTCCGGCGAGCACCCGGACTGGGACGAGTACCGGCGGGCCATGATCCGGCAGGGCAAGTCGCTGATCCGGGTGAGCATCGACGGGTGGGGGCCGATCGCCACCGGCGGTTTCCCGGCCCGGCTCGCCGACTGA
- a CDS encoding sensor histidine kinase, with amino-acid sequence MTSAVVPDHPWLLPGALTTGGQPARRPRRTTRDWLVDGTFFLLALAFLVAAHYDARQAQPEFALNAGPSWLVGVDILAGLLAVAALWVRRRWPVALALVLLPVGLFSVTAGVALLVVLFTVVVHRAFPVAAAVVGLHLLAVPVSLRLRPDPVLSDLAAVILVGSLIAATVAWGMFVRARRQLILSLRDRAERAEAEQQLRVTQARQVERTRIAREMHDVLAHRISLLSLHAGALEFRPDAPPPEIARAAGVIRASAHTALEDLRAVIGVLRADTAASDAPEPPQPTLADVPALVGEARAAGMRVELTDGVREPTAVPAALGRTGYRIVQEGLTNARKHAPGVVATVALTGGPADGLTIEIRNRWPVGGPVAPEIPGTGTGLVGIAERVSLAGGRLTHGRDDTGDFHLTAWLPWPT; translated from the coding sequence GTGACCAGCGCCGTCGTACCGGATCATCCCTGGCTGCTACCCGGTGCCCTGACCACCGGCGGGCAGCCGGCGCGGCGACCCCGGCGCACCACCCGCGACTGGCTGGTCGACGGCACCTTCTTCCTGCTCGCCCTCGCCTTCCTGGTCGCGGCGCACTACGACGCCCGGCAGGCGCAGCCCGAGTTCGCGCTCAACGCCGGCCCGTCCTGGCTGGTCGGGGTGGACATCCTGGCCGGCCTGCTCGCCGTGGCCGCCCTCTGGGTACGCCGCCGCTGGCCGGTCGCCCTCGCCCTGGTCCTGTTGCCGGTCGGGCTCTTCTCGGTCACCGCCGGGGTGGCCCTGCTGGTCGTGCTCTTCACCGTGGTGGTGCACCGGGCGTTTCCGGTGGCGGCGGCGGTGGTCGGCCTGCACCTGCTGGCGGTCCCGGTCTCGCTGCGGCTGCGTCCGGACCCGGTGCTGTCGGACCTGGCGGCGGTGATCCTGGTCGGCTCGCTCATCGCGGCGACGGTGGCCTGGGGGATGTTCGTCCGGGCCCGGCGGCAGCTGATCCTCTCCTTGCGGGACCGCGCCGAGCGTGCCGAAGCCGAGCAGCAGCTCCGGGTCACCCAGGCCCGCCAGGTCGAACGCACCCGGATCGCCCGGGAGATGCACGACGTGCTGGCGCACCGGATCTCCCTGCTCAGCCTGCACGCCGGAGCGTTGGAGTTCCGTCCCGACGCGCCCCCGCCGGAGATCGCCCGCGCCGCCGGGGTGATCCGGGCCAGCGCCCACACCGCCCTGGAGGACCTGCGGGCGGTGATCGGCGTGCTCCGCGCCGACACCGCCGCCTCGGACGCCCCGGAGCCACCGCAGCCGACCCTGGCCGACGTCCCGGCCCTGGTCGGCGAGGCACGGGCCGCCGGGATGCGGGTCGAACTGACCGACGGGGTACGCGAGCCGACCGCGGTGCCGGCGGCGCTGGGGCGCACCGGGTACCGGATCGTGCAGGAGGGGCTGACCAACGCCCGCAAACACGCGCCCGGCGTGGTGGCCACCGTGGCCCTGACCGGCGGCCCGGCCGACGGACTGACCATCGAGATCCGCAACCGGTGGCCGGTCGGCGGCCCCGTCGCCCCGGAGATCCCCGGCACCGGCACCGGCCTGGTGGGCATCGCCGAACGGGTAAGCCTGGCCGGCGGGCGCCTGACCCACGGGCGCGACGACACCGGCGACTTCCACCTGACCGCCTGGCTCCCATGGCCGACCTGA
- a CDS encoding ABC transporter permease has translation MTITAPAVEPRRPARVRRPSLPRLVAVETRKLFDTRAGLWLLVGIGLLAAALVAAMLIWAPRQEQTFALFFTFTLLPIGVLLPVLGILSITSEWSQRTALATFALVPRRERVIVAKLAAVVLAALASVLVSLAVAALGALVAGATGADGPWRFAPELLWHAVVLQVAAVLMGAGFGLLLLNTPLAIVSYLLLPILWSTLGATIPALRGPAGWLDTALTMEPFYGSTVTGEQWARLGVSLLVWLVLPLAAGTVRTLRREVS, from the coding sequence TTGACCATCACCGCACCCGCCGTCGAACCCCGCCGGCCCGCCCGGGTACGCCGTCCGTCGCTGCCCCGGCTGGTCGCCGTGGAGACCCGCAAGCTGTTCGACACCCGGGCCGGGCTCTGGCTGCTGGTAGGCATCGGCCTGCTGGCCGCCGCGCTGGTCGCCGCGATGCTGATCTGGGCACCCCGCCAGGAGCAGACCTTCGCCCTCTTCTTCACCTTCACCCTGCTGCCGATCGGGGTGCTGCTGCCGGTGCTCGGCATCCTGTCGATCACCAGCGAGTGGTCGCAGCGCACCGCGCTGGCCACCTTCGCGCTGGTACCGAGGCGGGAGCGGGTGATCGTCGCGAAGCTCGCCGCCGTGGTCCTCGCCGCGCTCGCCTCGGTGCTGGTCAGCCTGGCGGTGGCCGCGCTCGGCGCGCTGGTCGCCGGGGCCACCGGCGCGGACGGGCCGTGGCGGTTCGCGCCCGAGCTGCTCTGGCACGCGGTGGTGCTCCAGGTGGCCGCCGTGCTGATGGGGGCGGGCTTCGGGCTGCTGCTGCTGAACACCCCGCTGGCCATCGTGAGCTACCTGCTACTGCCGATCCTCTGGTCCACCCTCGGGGCGACGATCCCGGCGCTGCGCGGGCCGGCCGGTTGGCTGGACACCGCGCTGACCATGGAGCCGTTCTACGGCTCGACGGTGACCGGGGAGCAGTGGGCCCGGCTGGGCGTCTCCCTGCTGGTCTGGCTGGTGCTGCCGCTGGCCGCCGGGACGGTGCGCACGCTGCGCAGGGAGGTGTCCTGA
- a CDS encoding aldo/keto reductase, producing the protein MASNPVPDIPLNDGTTIPQLGFGVFQIKPRDTTQAVRTALEVGYRHIDTAEMYGNEAEVGQAVRTSGLTRDEVFVTSKLTNAAHRPDDARKAFEATLDALGFDYLDLFLIHWPLPTRYDGDFVSTWQVLEEFSRDGRARSIGVSNFQVPHLERLTAETEIVPSVNQIEVHPYFGNEEVRAYGRAHGILTQAWSPIAQGLVLDDPTIVDVAEQLGRTPAQVVLRWHLQRGDIVFPKSNTPARIEENFRLFDFELDEATMERISGLDRGEAGRQGEHPDTFDYLPS; encoded by the coding sequence ATGGCCAGCAACCCGGTCCCCGACATCCCGCTCAACGACGGCACCACCATCCCCCAGCTCGGCTTCGGGGTCTTCCAGATCAAGCCCCGGGACACCACCCAGGCCGTCCGCACCGCGCTGGAGGTCGGCTACCGACACATCGACACCGCCGAGATGTACGGCAACGAGGCCGAGGTCGGCCAGGCGGTCCGCACCTCCGGGCTGACCCGCGACGAGGTCTTCGTGACCAGCAAGCTGACCAACGCCGCGCACCGGCCGGACGACGCCCGCAAGGCGTTCGAGGCGACGCTGGACGCGCTGGGCTTCGACTACCTCGACCTGTTCCTGATCCACTGGCCGCTGCCGACCCGCTACGACGGCGACTTCGTCTCCACCTGGCAGGTGCTGGAGGAGTTCAGCCGCGACGGTCGGGCCCGCTCGATCGGGGTGTCGAACTTCCAGGTGCCGCACCTGGAGCGACTCACCGCCGAGACGGAGATCGTGCCGTCGGTCAACCAGATCGAGGTGCACCCGTACTTCGGCAACGAGGAGGTCCGCGCGTACGGCCGGGCGCACGGGATCCTCACCCAGGCGTGGTCGCCGATCGCCCAGGGACTGGTCCTCGACGACCCGACCATCGTCGACGTCGCCGAGCAGCTGGGCCGGACGCCGGCCCAGGTGGTGCTGCGCTGGCACCTGCAGCGCGGCGACATCGTCTTCCCGAAGTCCAACACGCCGGCCCGGATCGAGGAGAACTTCCGGCTCTTCGACTTCGAGTTGGACGAGGCCACCATGGAGCGGATCAGCGGCCTGGACCGGGGTGAGGCCGGGCGGCAGGGTGAGCACCCCGACACCTTCGACTACCTGCCCTCCTGA
- a CDS encoding DUF6642 family protein, whose amino-acid sequence MARGGVFCVEGQWHRDLNERGSVLPTLELLERLGKIRFIHKDAATRDELFYFLDRWLLKQYADYRVGFFAMHGEPSRLCLTDWDSVELADVAERMAGRCDGRRLYFGSCSVLRASDATLRDFLAVTGAALICGFTREVDWVESAAFETVLLDVLANGQRHNAAELRMGSAHWAPLASYLGFRVIYANGRAWRPTARPRVPAQPAPAPAAARAPRPRRA is encoded by the coding sequence GTGGCGCGCGGAGGGGTGTTCTGCGTCGAGGGACAGTGGCACCGCGACCTGAACGAACGGGGCTCGGTCCTGCCCACCCTGGAGCTGCTCGAACGACTCGGCAAGATCCGGTTCATCCACAAGGACGCGGCCACCCGCGACGAGCTGTTCTACTTCCTGGACCGGTGGCTGCTCAAGCAGTACGCGGACTACCGGGTCGGGTTCTTCGCCATGCACGGTGAGCCGAGCCGGCTCTGCCTGACCGACTGGGACTCCGTCGAGCTGGCCGACGTGGCCGAGCGGATGGCCGGCCGGTGTGACGGGCGGCGGCTGTACTTCGGCAGTTGTTCGGTGCTGCGCGCCTCGGACGCCACGCTGCGGGACTTCCTGGCGGTGACCGGAGCGGCGCTGATCTGCGGCTTCACCCGCGAGGTCGACTGGGTCGAGTCGGCCGCCTTCGAGACGGTGCTGCTCGACGTGCTGGCCAACGGTCAACGGCACAACGCCGCCGAGTTGCGGATGGGATCGGCGCACTGGGCGCCGCTGGCGTCGTACCTCGGCTTTCGGGTGATCTATGCCAACGGCCGGGCCTGGCGGCCGACCGCCCGGCCCCGGGTGCCCGCCCAACCGGCACCCGCGCCCGCCGCGGCCCGCGCGCCCCGGCCCCGCCGGGCCTGA